The Terriglobia bacterium genome has a window encoding:
- a CDS encoding YtxH domain-containing protein, whose product MRGFTKTQVAGFFLTGAAVGAAVALVLAPKSGVQTRRDIRRMSKKARDQFDDLQSDVRDQFTEGYEQMRQAFDNVKGYVEDGKTRLHKIITTA is encoded by the coding sequence ATGCGAGGATTTACAAAAACTCAGGTGGCTGGATTCTTTCTGACGGGCGCGGCGGTCGGGGCGGCGGTGGCGCTGGTGCTGGCTCCGAAGTCGGGCGTCCAGACGCGCCGGGATATTCGGCGTATGTCGAAAAAGGCCAGGGACCAGTTCGATGATTTGCAGTCCGACGTCCGGGATCAGTTCACAGAAGGCTATGAGCAGATGCGGCAGGCGTTCGACAACGTGAAGGGATACGTCGAAGACGGAAAGACCCGCCTCCACAAGATCATTACCACAGCTTGA
- a CDS encoding DedA family protein: MIAKIIEILSGVIVAAISALGYPGVVLMMGIESACIPLPSEIIMPFSGYLVYTGRFDLWAVAAAGAVGCVVGSLAAYWVGMYGGRPVIERYGRYVLISLHDLDMADRWFAKRGEVIVFASRLLPVIRTFIAFPAGVARMNLGRFVIYTFLGSFPWCLGLAYVGQKLGEQWDKNQELKSLFHRFDFAIGIIGFLAVAWWIWRHIQDSRIAASTR; this comes from the coding sequence TTGATCGCAAAAATAATTGAAATACTTTCAGGTGTAATCGTAGCGGCAATTTCCGCGCTTGGTTATCCGGGAGTGGTTCTGATGATGGGGATCGAATCCGCTTGTATTCCCCTGCCGTCCGAAATCATCATGCCGTTCTCCGGATATCTAGTGTACACGGGCCGCTTCGATTTGTGGGCGGTGGCGGCGGCGGGCGCGGTTGGCTGTGTCGTGGGTTCACTCGCCGCCTATTGGGTCGGCATGTACGGAGGAAGACCGGTCATCGAAAGGTATGGGCGCTACGTCCTGATTTCGCTGCACGACCTCGACATGGCGGACCGCTGGTTTGCAAAACGCGGGGAGGTGATCGTGTTTGCGAGCCGGCTGCTGCCGGTGATCCGGACCTTTATTGCCTTTCCCGCCGGAGTCGCGAGGATGAACCTCGGCCGGTTTGTCATCTATACATTCCTCGGCTCATTTCCGTGGTGCCTTGGTCTGGCGTATGTCGGGCAGAAACTGGGCGAGCAGTGGGATAAGAACCAGGAGTTGAAGTCCTTGTTCCATCGGTTCGATTTTGCCATCGGCATCATCGGCTTTCTTGCCGTAGCCTGGTGGATCTGGCGCCACATTCAGGATTCGCGAATTGCCGCATCCACGCGATGA